CCCCTGCTTCTGGAGGAGGAACTTCTTGGCCACCTGATCCCACAGCTCCAACAGGGTCTGTGTGAGAAGTCTGGGTCAGGCTGGGAGAAcggaaggcagggagagaaggagcaggaccCAGTGGGGCAGGCCCGGCCACGAGGGGCCCCTACTTGGATGGTGTAGTCTTCGAGGTTGTCGTCGTTTTCCACCTTTCTGAAGAGGCTGTTGATGTCTTTGTCAGATTCAGCCAGCTGTTTAAGAAGAAGCGCTCCTGGCTCCAAGATGAGAGGTTCCATTTCCTAAAACAGGCCAGGAGGGCGACAGCTGTGGTATGAACactgctggggcaggagggagccccCTTGTACGAGGAAGTGCAAACCGTGGTCCTGtctcagaaataataataattattatttaagatGAACTAATTAGTTCACAACTGGAGCACACAGGCAGCCACCACTTTGGGCACATGCCATGCGCCGGGCGCTTGACTCTCTGCTGAGCCCTCGTCCTCAGACGCACTCGGTCCTAATCACAGCCTGTGATGTAGGTGCTGGCATTAGGCCTGGCCCAAGGTTGAGGCTCTACAAATATTCGTTAAAGAAGTGGCCAACGAAAGAATTCCAAGTTTACTtcagaagaggagatggaggctCTGTTAGGCCACGTGACCAAAGCAACAGAGCTCATGGGAGAAAGCAGAGTGCAC
The sequence above is a segment of the Equus quagga isolate Etosha38 unplaced genomic scaffold, UCLA_HA_Equagga_1.0 83183_RagTag, whole genome shotgun sequence genome. Coding sequences within it:
- the LOC124234509 gene encoding coiled-coil domain-containing protein 180-like; this translates as MEMEPLILEPGALLLKQLAESDKDINSLFRKVENDDNLEDYTIQTLLELWDQVAKKFLLQKQGIKKLDETLLSLEFSRADKLKSVLKKYVEIIEKTSCLMQPNMYRLINKEAM